One window of the Camelus ferus isolate YT-003-E chromosome 12, BCGSAC_Cfer_1.0, whole genome shotgun sequence genome contains the following:
- the RABL2B gene encoding rab-like protein 2B isoform X5 produces the protein MAGDKAKPYELDQEKYDADDNVKIICLGDSAVGKSKLMERFLMDGLYPSSQPQQLSTYALTLYKHTATVDGKTILVDFWDTAGQERFQSMHASYYHKAHACIMVFDVQRKITYKNLSTWYTELREFRPEIPCIVVANKIDDIKVTQKSFNFAKKFSLPLYFVSAADGTNVVKLFNDAIRLAVSYKQNSRDFMDEVLQELEPCSQNFDLEQKEEDVPDQEQHGSNESPSPS, from the exons ATGGCCGGGGACAAAGCCAAACCCTATGAGCTGGACCAGGAGAAATACGATGCTGATGACAATGTGAAAATCATCTGCCTGGGGGACAGCGCTGTGGGCAAGTCCAA ACTTATGGAGAGATTTCTCATGGATGGATTGTATCCTTCAAG TCAGCCACAGCAGCTGTCCACATACGCTCTAACCCTGTACAAGCACACGGCCACAGTAGACGGCAAGACTATCCTTGTGG ACTTTTGGGACACAGCAGGCCAAGAGCGGTTCCAGAGCATGCACGCTTCCTACTACCACAAGGCCCACGCCTGCATCATG GTGTTTGATGTGCAGAGGAAAATCACCTACAAGAACCTGAGCACCTGGTATACAGAGCTTCGAGAGTTCAGGCCAGAGATCCCGTGCATTGTGGTGGCCAATAAAATCGATG ACATAAAGGTGACCCAAAAAAGCTTCAATTTTGCCAAGAAGTTCTCCCTGCCCCTGTACTTCGTCTCAGCTGCTGATGGTACCAACGTTGTAAAG CTCTTCAATGATGCAATTCGACTAGCTGTGTCTTACAAACAGAACTCCCGGGACTTCATGGACGAGGTCTTGCAGGAACTTGAG CCTTGTTCACAGAACTTTGActtggagcagaaggaggaagatgtGCCGGACCAAGAGCAGCATGGCAGCAATGAGAGCCCGTCTCCCTCCTGA
- the RABL2B gene encoding rab-like protein 2B isoform X8, producing the protein MAGDKAKPYELDQEKYDADDNVKIICLGDSAVGKSKLMERFLMDGLYPSSQPQQLSTYALTLYKHTATVDGKTILVDFWDTAGQERFQSMHASYYHKAHACIMVFDVQRKITYKNLSTWYTELREFRPEIPCIVVANKIDDIKVTQKSFNFAKKFSLPLYFVSAADGTNVVKLFNDAIRLAVSYKQNSRDFMDEVLQELENFDLEQKEEDVPDQEQHGSNESPSPS; encoded by the exons ATGGCCGGGGACAAAGCCAAACCCTATGAGCTGGACCAGGAGAAATACGATGCTGATGACAATGTGAAAATCATCTGCCTGGGGGACAGCGCTGTGGGCAAGTCCAA ACTTATGGAGAGATTTCTCATGGATGGATTGTATCCTTCAAG TCAGCCACAGCAGCTGTCCACATACGCTCTAACCCTGTACAAGCACACGGCCACAGTAGACGGCAAGACTATCCTTGTGG ACTTTTGGGACACAGCAGGCCAAGAGCGGTTCCAGAGCATGCACGCTTCCTACTACCACAAGGCCCACGCCTGCATCATG GTGTTTGATGTGCAGAGGAAAATCACCTACAAGAACCTGAGCACCTGGTATACAGAGCTTCGAGAGTTCAGGCCAGAGATCCCGTGCATTGTGGTGGCCAATAAAATCGATG ACATAAAGGTGACCCAAAAAAGCTTCAATTTTGCCAAGAAGTTCTCCCTGCCCCTGTACTTCGTCTCAGCTGCTGATGGTACCAACGTTGTAAAG CTCTTCAATGATGCAATTCGACTAGCTGTGTCTTACAAACAGAACTCCCGGGACTTCATGGACGAGGTCTTGCAGGAACTTGAG AACTTTGActtggagcagaaggaggaagatgtGCCGGACCAAGAGCAGCATGGCAGCAATGAGAGCCCGTCTCCCTCCTGA
- the RABL2B gene encoding rab-like protein 2B isoform X1, which yields MAGDKAKPYELDQEKYDADDNVKIICLGDSAVGKSKLMERFLMDGLYPSSQPQQLSTYALTLYKHTATVDGKTILVDFWDTAGQERFQSMHASYYHKAHACIMVFDVQRKITYKNLSTWYTELREFRPEIPCIVVANKIDDRPMCYLLSAADIKVTQKSFNFAKKFSLPLYFVSAADGTNVVKLFNDAIRLAVSYKQNSRDFMDEVLQELEPCSQNFDLEQKEEDVPDQEQHGSNESPSPS from the exons ATGGCCGGGGACAAAGCCAAACCCTATGAGCTGGACCAGGAGAAATACGATGCTGATGACAATGTGAAAATCATCTGCCTGGGGGACAGCGCTGTGGGCAAGTCCAA ACTTATGGAGAGATTTCTCATGGATGGATTGTATCCTTCAAG TCAGCCACAGCAGCTGTCCACATACGCTCTAACCCTGTACAAGCACACGGCCACAGTAGACGGCAAGACTATCCTTGTGG ACTTTTGGGACACAGCAGGCCAAGAGCGGTTCCAGAGCATGCACGCTTCCTACTACCACAAGGCCCACGCCTGCATCATG GTGTTTGATGTGCAGAGGAAAATCACCTACAAGAACCTGAGCACCTGGTATACAGAGCTTCGAGAGTTCAGGCCAGAGATCCCGTGCATTGTGGTGGCCAATAAAATCGATG ACAGGCCAATGTGCTACCTTCTCTCTGCAGCAGACATAAAGGTGACCCAAAAAAGCTTCAATTTTGCCAAGAAGTTCTCCCTGCCCCTGTACTTCGTCTCAGCTGCTGATGGTACCAACGTTGTAAAG CTCTTCAATGATGCAATTCGACTAGCTGTGTCTTACAAACAGAACTCCCGGGACTTCATGGACGAGGTCTTGCAGGAACTTGAG CCTTGTTCACAGAACTTTGActtggagcagaaggaggaagatgtGCCGGACCAAGAGCAGCATGGCAGCAATGAGAGCCCGTCTCCCTCCTGA
- the RABL2B gene encoding rab-like protein 2B isoform X6: MAGDKAKPYELDQEKYDADDNVKIICLGDSAVGKSKLMERFLMDGLYPSSQPQQLSTYALTLYKHTATVDGKTILVDFWDTAGQERFQSMHASYYHKAHACIMVFDVQRKITYKNLSTWYTELREFRPEIPCIVVANKIDADIKVTQKSFNFAKKFSLPLYFVSAADGTNVVKLFNDAIRLAVSYKQNSRDFMDEVLQELENFDLEQKEEDVPDQEQHGSNESPSPS; the protein is encoded by the exons ATGGCCGGGGACAAAGCCAAACCCTATGAGCTGGACCAGGAGAAATACGATGCTGATGACAATGTGAAAATCATCTGCCTGGGGGACAGCGCTGTGGGCAAGTCCAA ACTTATGGAGAGATTTCTCATGGATGGATTGTATCCTTCAAG TCAGCCACAGCAGCTGTCCACATACGCTCTAACCCTGTACAAGCACACGGCCACAGTAGACGGCAAGACTATCCTTGTGG ACTTTTGGGACACAGCAGGCCAAGAGCGGTTCCAGAGCATGCACGCTTCCTACTACCACAAGGCCCACGCCTGCATCATG GTGTTTGATGTGCAGAGGAAAATCACCTACAAGAACCTGAGCACCTGGTATACAGAGCTTCGAGAGTTCAGGCCAGAGATCCCGTGCATTGTGGTGGCCAATAAAATCGATG CAGACATAAAGGTGACCCAAAAAAGCTTCAATTTTGCCAAGAAGTTCTCCCTGCCCCTGTACTTCGTCTCAGCTGCTGATGGTACCAACGTTGTAAAG CTCTTCAATGATGCAATTCGACTAGCTGTGTCTTACAAACAGAACTCCCGGGACTTCATGGACGAGGTCTTGCAGGAACTTGAG AACTTTGActtggagcagaaggaggaagatgtGCCGGACCAAGAGCAGCATGGCAGCAATGAGAGCCCGTCTCCCTCCTGA
- the RABL2B gene encoding rab-like protein 2B isoform X2 — protein sequence MAGDKAKPYELDQEKYDADDNVKIICLGDSAVGKSKLMERFLMDGLYPSSQPQQLSTYALTLYKHTATVDGKTILVDFWDTAGQERFQSMHASYYHKAHACIMVFDVQRKITYKNLSTWYTELREFRPEIPCIVVANKIDDRPMCYLLSAADIKVTQKSFNFAKKFSLPLYFVSAADGTNVVKLFNDAIRLAVSYKQNSRDFMDEVLQELENFDLEQKEEDVPDQEQHGSNESPSPS from the exons ATGGCCGGGGACAAAGCCAAACCCTATGAGCTGGACCAGGAGAAATACGATGCTGATGACAATGTGAAAATCATCTGCCTGGGGGACAGCGCTGTGGGCAAGTCCAA ACTTATGGAGAGATTTCTCATGGATGGATTGTATCCTTCAAG TCAGCCACAGCAGCTGTCCACATACGCTCTAACCCTGTACAAGCACACGGCCACAGTAGACGGCAAGACTATCCTTGTGG ACTTTTGGGACACAGCAGGCCAAGAGCGGTTCCAGAGCATGCACGCTTCCTACTACCACAAGGCCCACGCCTGCATCATG GTGTTTGATGTGCAGAGGAAAATCACCTACAAGAACCTGAGCACCTGGTATACAGAGCTTCGAGAGTTCAGGCCAGAGATCCCGTGCATTGTGGTGGCCAATAAAATCGATG ACAGGCCAATGTGCTACCTTCTCTCTGCAGCAGACATAAAGGTGACCCAAAAAAGCTTCAATTTTGCCAAGAAGTTCTCCCTGCCCCTGTACTTCGTCTCAGCTGCTGATGGTACCAACGTTGTAAAG CTCTTCAATGATGCAATTCGACTAGCTGTGTCTTACAAACAGAACTCCCGGGACTTCATGGACGAGGTCTTGCAGGAACTTGAG AACTTTGActtggagcagaaggaggaagatgtGCCGGACCAAGAGCAGCATGGCAGCAATGAGAGCCCGTCTCCCTCCTGA
- the RABL2B gene encoding rab-like protein 2B isoform X12: protein MERFLMDGFQPQQLSTYALTLYKHTATVDGKTILVDFWDTAGQERFQSMHASYYHKAHACIMVFDVQRKITYKNLSTWYTELREFRPEIPCIVVANKIDDRPMCYLLSAADIKVTQKSFNFAKKFSLPLYFVSAADGTNVVKLFNDAIRLAVSYKQNSRDFMDEVLQELEPCSQNFDLEQKEEDVPDQEQHGSNESPSPS, encoded by the exons ATGGAGAGATTTCTCATGGATGGATT TCAGCCACAGCAGCTGTCCACATACGCTCTAACCCTGTACAAGCACACGGCCACAGTAGACGGCAAGACTATCCTTGTGG ACTTTTGGGACACAGCAGGCCAAGAGCGGTTCCAGAGCATGCACGCTTCCTACTACCACAAGGCCCACGCCTGCATCATG GTGTTTGATGTGCAGAGGAAAATCACCTACAAGAACCTGAGCACCTGGTATACAGAGCTTCGAGAGTTCAGGCCAGAGATCCCGTGCATTGTGGTGGCCAATAAAATCGATG ACAGGCCAATGTGCTACCTTCTCTCTGCAGCAGACATAAAGGTGACCCAAAAAAGCTTCAATTTTGCCAAGAAGTTCTCCCTGCCCCTGTACTTCGTCTCAGCTGCTGATGGTACCAACGTTGTAAAG CTCTTCAATGATGCAATTCGACTAGCTGTGTCTTACAAACAGAACTCCCGGGACTTCATGGACGAGGTCTTGCAGGAACTTGAG CCTTGTTCACAGAACTTTGActtggagcagaaggaggaagatgtGCCGGACCAAGAGCAGCATGGCAGCAATGAGAGCCCGTCTCCCTCCTGA
- the RABL2B gene encoding rab-like protein 2B isoform X4, which translates to MAGDKAKPYELDQEKYDADDNVKIICLGDSAVGKSKLMERFLMDGLYPSSQPQQLSTYALTLYKHTATVDGKTILVDFWDTAGQERFQSMHASYYHKAHACIMVFDVQRKITYKNLSTWYTELREFRPEIPCIVVANKIDADIKVTQKSFNFAKKFSLPLYFVSAADGTNVVKLFNDAIRLAVSYKQNSRDFMDEVLQELEPCSQNFDLEQKEEDVPDQEQHGSNESPSPS; encoded by the exons ATGGCCGGGGACAAAGCCAAACCCTATGAGCTGGACCAGGAGAAATACGATGCTGATGACAATGTGAAAATCATCTGCCTGGGGGACAGCGCTGTGGGCAAGTCCAA ACTTATGGAGAGATTTCTCATGGATGGATTGTATCCTTCAAG TCAGCCACAGCAGCTGTCCACATACGCTCTAACCCTGTACAAGCACACGGCCACAGTAGACGGCAAGACTATCCTTGTGG ACTTTTGGGACACAGCAGGCCAAGAGCGGTTCCAGAGCATGCACGCTTCCTACTACCACAAGGCCCACGCCTGCATCATG GTGTTTGATGTGCAGAGGAAAATCACCTACAAGAACCTGAGCACCTGGTATACAGAGCTTCGAGAGTTCAGGCCAGAGATCCCGTGCATTGTGGTGGCCAATAAAATCGATG CAGACATAAAGGTGACCCAAAAAAGCTTCAATTTTGCCAAGAAGTTCTCCCTGCCCCTGTACTTCGTCTCAGCTGCTGATGGTACCAACGTTGTAAAG CTCTTCAATGATGCAATTCGACTAGCTGTGTCTTACAAACAGAACTCCCGGGACTTCATGGACGAGGTCTTGCAGGAACTTGAG CCTTGTTCACAGAACTTTGActtggagcagaaggaggaagatgtGCCGGACCAAGAGCAGCATGGCAGCAATGAGAGCCCGTCTCCCTCCTGA
- the RABL2B gene encoding rab-like protein 2B isoform X10: MAGDKAKPYELDQEKYDADDNVKIICLGDSAVGKSKLMERFLMDGFQPQQLSTYALTLYKHTATVDGKTILVDFWDTAGQERFQSMHASYYHKAHACIMVFDVQRKITYKNLSTWYTELREFRPEIPCIVVANKIDADIKVTQKSFNFAKKFSLPLYFVSAADGTNVVKLFNDAIRLAVSYKQNSRDFMDEVLQELENFDLEQKEEDVPDQEQHGSNESPSPS, translated from the exons ATGGCCGGGGACAAAGCCAAACCCTATGAGCTGGACCAGGAGAAATACGATGCTGATGACAATGTGAAAATCATCTGCCTGGGGGACAGCGCTGTGGGCAAGTCCAA ACTTATGGAGAGATTTCTCATGGATGGATT TCAGCCACAGCAGCTGTCCACATACGCTCTAACCCTGTACAAGCACACGGCCACAGTAGACGGCAAGACTATCCTTGTGG ACTTTTGGGACACAGCAGGCCAAGAGCGGTTCCAGAGCATGCACGCTTCCTACTACCACAAGGCCCACGCCTGCATCATG GTGTTTGATGTGCAGAGGAAAATCACCTACAAGAACCTGAGCACCTGGTATACAGAGCTTCGAGAGTTCAGGCCAGAGATCCCGTGCATTGTGGTGGCCAATAAAATCGATG CAGACATAAAGGTGACCCAAAAAAGCTTCAATTTTGCCAAGAAGTTCTCCCTGCCCCTGTACTTCGTCTCAGCTGCTGATGGTACCAACGTTGTAAAG CTCTTCAATGATGCAATTCGACTAGCTGTGTCTTACAAACAGAACTCCCGGGACTTCATGGACGAGGTCTTGCAGGAACTTGAG AACTTTGActtggagcagaaggaggaagatgtGCCGGACCAAGAGCAGCATGGCAGCAATGAGAGCCCGTCTCCCTCCTGA
- the RABL2B gene encoding rab-like protein 2B isoform X7: MAGDKAKPYELDQEKYDADDNVKIICLGDSAVGKSKLMERFLMDGFQPQQLSTYALTLYKHTATVDGKTILVDFWDTAGQERFQSMHASYYHKAHACIMVFDVQRKITYKNLSTWYTELREFRPEIPCIVVANKIDADIKVTQKSFNFAKKFSLPLYFVSAADGTNVVKLFNDAIRLAVSYKQNSRDFMDEVLQELEPCSQNFDLEQKEEDVPDQEQHGSNESPSPS; encoded by the exons ATGGCCGGGGACAAAGCCAAACCCTATGAGCTGGACCAGGAGAAATACGATGCTGATGACAATGTGAAAATCATCTGCCTGGGGGACAGCGCTGTGGGCAAGTCCAA ACTTATGGAGAGATTTCTCATGGATGGATT TCAGCCACAGCAGCTGTCCACATACGCTCTAACCCTGTACAAGCACACGGCCACAGTAGACGGCAAGACTATCCTTGTGG ACTTTTGGGACACAGCAGGCCAAGAGCGGTTCCAGAGCATGCACGCTTCCTACTACCACAAGGCCCACGCCTGCATCATG GTGTTTGATGTGCAGAGGAAAATCACCTACAAGAACCTGAGCACCTGGTATACAGAGCTTCGAGAGTTCAGGCCAGAGATCCCGTGCATTGTGGTGGCCAATAAAATCGATG CAGACATAAAGGTGACCCAAAAAAGCTTCAATTTTGCCAAGAAGTTCTCCCTGCCCCTGTACTTCGTCTCAGCTGCTGATGGTACCAACGTTGTAAAG CTCTTCAATGATGCAATTCGACTAGCTGTGTCTTACAAACAGAACTCCCGGGACTTCATGGACGAGGTCTTGCAGGAACTTGAG CCTTGTTCACAGAACTTTGActtggagcagaaggaggaagatgtGCCGGACCAAGAGCAGCATGGCAGCAATGAGAGCCCGTCTCCCTCCTGA
- the RABL2B gene encoding rab-like protein 2B isoform X11, translating into MAGDKAKPYELDQEKYDADDNVKIICLGDSAVGKSKLMERFLMDGFQPQQLSTYALTLYKHTATVDGKTILVDFWDTAGQERFQSMHASYYHKAHACIMVFDVQRKITYKNLSTWYTELREFRPEIPCIVVANKIDDIKVTQKSFNFAKKFSLPLYFVSAADGTNVVKLFNDAIRLAVSYKQNSRDFMDEVLQELENFDLEQKEEDVPDQEQHGSNESPSPS; encoded by the exons ATGGCCGGGGACAAAGCCAAACCCTATGAGCTGGACCAGGAGAAATACGATGCTGATGACAATGTGAAAATCATCTGCCTGGGGGACAGCGCTGTGGGCAAGTCCAA ACTTATGGAGAGATTTCTCATGGATGGATT TCAGCCACAGCAGCTGTCCACATACGCTCTAACCCTGTACAAGCACACGGCCACAGTAGACGGCAAGACTATCCTTGTGG ACTTTTGGGACACAGCAGGCCAAGAGCGGTTCCAGAGCATGCACGCTTCCTACTACCACAAGGCCCACGCCTGCATCATG GTGTTTGATGTGCAGAGGAAAATCACCTACAAGAACCTGAGCACCTGGTATACAGAGCTTCGAGAGTTCAGGCCAGAGATCCCGTGCATTGTGGTGGCCAATAAAATCGATG ACATAAAGGTGACCCAAAAAAGCTTCAATTTTGCCAAGAAGTTCTCCCTGCCCCTGTACTTCGTCTCAGCTGCTGATGGTACCAACGTTGTAAAG CTCTTCAATGATGCAATTCGACTAGCTGTGTCTTACAAACAGAACTCCCGGGACTTCATGGACGAGGTCTTGCAGGAACTTGAG AACTTTGActtggagcagaaggaggaagatgtGCCGGACCAAGAGCAGCATGGCAGCAATGAGAGCCCGTCTCCCTCCTGA
- the RABL2B gene encoding rab-like protein 2B isoform X9: MAGDKAKPYELDQEKYDADDNVKIICLGDSAVGKSKLMERFLMDGFQPQQLSTYALTLYKHTATVDGKTILVDFWDTAGQERFQSMHASYYHKAHACIMVFDVQRKITYKNLSTWYTELREFRPEIPCIVVANKIDDIKVTQKSFNFAKKFSLPLYFVSAADGTNVVKLFNDAIRLAVSYKQNSRDFMDEVLQELEPCSQNFDLEQKEEDVPDQEQHGSNESPSPS; the protein is encoded by the exons ATGGCCGGGGACAAAGCCAAACCCTATGAGCTGGACCAGGAGAAATACGATGCTGATGACAATGTGAAAATCATCTGCCTGGGGGACAGCGCTGTGGGCAAGTCCAA ACTTATGGAGAGATTTCTCATGGATGGATT TCAGCCACAGCAGCTGTCCACATACGCTCTAACCCTGTACAAGCACACGGCCACAGTAGACGGCAAGACTATCCTTGTGG ACTTTTGGGACACAGCAGGCCAAGAGCGGTTCCAGAGCATGCACGCTTCCTACTACCACAAGGCCCACGCCTGCATCATG GTGTTTGATGTGCAGAGGAAAATCACCTACAAGAACCTGAGCACCTGGTATACAGAGCTTCGAGAGTTCAGGCCAGAGATCCCGTGCATTGTGGTGGCCAATAAAATCGATG ACATAAAGGTGACCCAAAAAAGCTTCAATTTTGCCAAGAAGTTCTCCCTGCCCCTGTACTTCGTCTCAGCTGCTGATGGTACCAACGTTGTAAAG CTCTTCAATGATGCAATTCGACTAGCTGTGTCTTACAAACAGAACTCCCGGGACTTCATGGACGAGGTCTTGCAGGAACTTGAG CCTTGTTCACAGAACTTTGActtggagcagaaggaggaagatgtGCCGGACCAAGAGCAGCATGGCAGCAATGAGAGCCCGTCTCCCTCCTGA
- the RABL2B gene encoding rab-like protein 2B isoform X3, giving the protein MAGDKAKPYELDQEKYDADDNVKIICLGDSAVGKSKLMERFLMDGFQPQQLSTYALTLYKHTATVDGKTILVDFWDTAGQERFQSMHASYYHKAHACIMVFDVQRKITYKNLSTWYTELREFRPEIPCIVVANKIDDRPMCYLLSAADIKVTQKSFNFAKKFSLPLYFVSAADGTNVVKLFNDAIRLAVSYKQNSRDFMDEVLQELEPCSQNFDLEQKEEDVPDQEQHGSNESPSPS; this is encoded by the exons ATGGCCGGGGACAAAGCCAAACCCTATGAGCTGGACCAGGAGAAATACGATGCTGATGACAATGTGAAAATCATCTGCCTGGGGGACAGCGCTGTGGGCAAGTCCAA ACTTATGGAGAGATTTCTCATGGATGGATT TCAGCCACAGCAGCTGTCCACATACGCTCTAACCCTGTACAAGCACACGGCCACAGTAGACGGCAAGACTATCCTTGTGG ACTTTTGGGACACAGCAGGCCAAGAGCGGTTCCAGAGCATGCACGCTTCCTACTACCACAAGGCCCACGCCTGCATCATG GTGTTTGATGTGCAGAGGAAAATCACCTACAAGAACCTGAGCACCTGGTATACAGAGCTTCGAGAGTTCAGGCCAGAGATCCCGTGCATTGTGGTGGCCAATAAAATCGATG ACAGGCCAATGTGCTACCTTCTCTCTGCAGCAGACATAAAGGTGACCCAAAAAAGCTTCAATTTTGCCAAGAAGTTCTCCCTGCCCCTGTACTTCGTCTCAGCTGCTGATGGTACCAACGTTGTAAAG CTCTTCAATGATGCAATTCGACTAGCTGTGTCTTACAAACAGAACTCCCGGGACTTCATGGACGAGGTCTTGCAGGAACTTGAG CCTTGTTCACAGAACTTTGActtggagcagaaggaggaagatgtGCCGGACCAAGAGCAGCATGGCAGCAATGAGAGCCCGTCTCCCTCCTGA